AGCCGCTTCGGCGCAAGCCGAATCAGAGGTCGTCGCTGGCCGAATGGATAATTTATTAAATTCTTACTGCTGTTGCGGagtaaagctacattcacaatcaattcacgggccgaagtgcacttcggcaaggaagcttagcagatggcgttctccgttaccattcacaataaaattcaagacaaaatttcttgcaagttgcaaactatcacttcggcaaggaatttcgtgccggctatagatgatgctgatgcttatgttttgatcagttacatttttgattcatttgagtatttggttccaagattattgcgaatggtaaatttcgtgccgaagtgcacttcggcccgcgaattgattgtgaatgcagcttaaagCGCGCGGGCCACAGATACCTCTGATTTGAAAATATGGGATTGGATAAGAGAGTAGCCTTATATTGTTCTGTTCTAAactcttttctctttgatttattgtgtttagaagttgaagaaaaaattatttttataaagCGCACAATCCCTATCTCATAAATTCTCAATAATTCAGTCGCGTCTTCTACAGTTGTTGTAATTCCTAAAGATAAAcccatgaattttttttcagatcttTTCGATTCTTACATTTGACTCGAAAGATAAATATATTGAATCCAGCACATTTTGTGTCTCGACTTTTTCGACGAACAATTTCAGGAGAAAAAGCTAAAAACAGAAATGATGACAAATATTGTGATCTGCTCTTCTCGATGTAAATGACAATTCAATAAATAGCATTATGCcgaataaaacaatttttttgctcATCAATAGGCAGTACCTTTGAGGGAAAGGGATTTGGAACAAGACATATGAAAGGCCCCCATGCAGGCCTTGcaaaaatatattaatatatatgtTTGTTGCTTATAATATATTGATGGTACATTACTTCTGTGAAGTCAATGGAAGATATTTACAATGTTCTTTTAATTGTAAGGTAGATTGTTTCAGTGTATTTCATGAACATGAACTTCGTTTTCCCCCAGAAATAATTTTAAGGAACTTTTGAGATATCTCCCTAACATATTAATGAATTATTCACTTGTAATACCCTTTGAAGGATATATTTGAAGGAATACtccatgaaatatttatttcattttcgtccAACGATTTTAAGATTTGAAATTTCTGGATTGAAAACCTTGCACCGAAAATATTGATGAGAGTTCTGCACTAAAATATTAATGAAAGTTTTGGTCAATATTTCTTATagctacttttgaaatatttaattaAGATCCCGCCggaatatttgttgaaaaaatttttaaacttATTTTGCGCATCTGTCCTCTAagacatcgaaattttgttttaaaatatCGCAAAATAATGCTTACACATTtcgtagaatatttcatgaaatattcatgacTTATTCggagaaatatttcatgaaatatttattcactATTGGAGAAATATTCGGTCaatgtttttgaaatttaaattttcgattGAGGATCTTGCACTGAAATATTATTGAGAGATTTTGTCCATGTTCCATATAGGtatgtttgaaatatttaatGTACATCCTAACggaatatttgttgaaaaatttatgaaaatttttttacatatgtcctggaacactgaatatttcttttcctgaaatattgcagAAGCTCGCATAAATATTTCGTAGAATATTCCATGAAATATATATTCGatgttcgataaaatattccttAAAATATTTCTGTCATATCAGAGAAATATTTGTCCAATGCTTTCAAGATTTCAATTATGGGTTGCAAATCTTGCACTAAAATATTAATGAAAGTTTTTGTCAATATTCCTTAAAGCTATGCTTGGGATATTTAATAAAGTTCCCGACGAAATATTTGTTGGAATGTTGTTGGAAGTTTTTTTGCGTATATGTCCTCTAAgacatcgaaaatttttttttaaatatcgaaaaataatgctcaaacatttcgtagaatatttcatgaaatattaatgacTTATTCGAAGAAATATTccatgaaatatttattcaatattggagaAATATTCGGCCAATGtttctaaaatttcaattttggattGAAAATCTTGCACTGAAATATAAATGAAAGATTTTGTCAATGTTCCTTATAGgtttgcttgaaatattttatgtaCATCCTAAGGGaataattgttgaaaaatttacaaaacaTTTGTTACATATGTTCTGGTAGACATTAATATttcttttcctgaaatattgcagGAGCTTGCATAAATATTTcatagaatatttcatgaaatataaaTTCGTTGTTCGATGAAATATTCCATAGAATATTTGTGTCATATCAGGgaaatatttgatcattgccTTCAAAATTATCTTGGCGTTGATATTTCCTAAACCTTTCGTAAATATTTCTAAGAAatctttcttgaaaatattttgaaatgtttctcTGTAATATTCCATGCTGTGTGGGTCATGACTAGAAAGCAGCAGATGTTAAAATGAAATCTTACTTACGGATATAAACATAAATACctaattcatttgaattatttgaaattaaaaacataTATATGATCGTCAACCTGTTTCGATCATCAACAAAACTTGCTGTAGTTATGatggaaatttaaaaacacTAAAAATATCTTTCCTCTCTAACATCCAAAACATATTAATAACTACACATTGAACGATATTGGCACACGTCAACTGAAGATAGATGACTGACAATTATTGATcgtgttcaaaaacattttacaCATCTAATTATACTTACTTATTATATTTACAGTGTGAACAATCGTCAAATAACATTTTCAATGCGCAACTTAATCCTTAAGTACATATCTCACACAATCAAAGAGTCAAATAATTTTGGACATATACATATAAAGAGAAGGACAATTATAGTCGGTGGTCAATAAATTGGGTAAATGGTGACAAGTGTTAATTATTGCAGGAGGCTCAACAACAGTGTTCTTACCTTTTGTTCTTATATTTGTTTATAAGGATGTTGTAAATTCTACTCAAATTTTGGGTATCAGTTCTTTTATTAGTAGTATCATTGGCttttatatgtatcatttcactgATAGTACGTTTTCTGTAATTAGTTTCAGAATCTTCGATAGTGACAtctttgaaattgaatatatgACCGGTATTGATGTGATGTTCGACTAAAGCCGTCTTATTGTCGTCATCTTTCGACGAATGTGTGTTGCAACTGTATATATGCTGTTTAATTCTATTAGAGAGAAGCTGTTTGGTTTGACCTATATATGAACTATTGCAACCTGAACATGGTATCTTATATATAACGTTGGATTGTTTTTCTATAGGGAGTGGATCTTTAAGTTTAGTATAGAAGTTGTTCAGAGTGTTTTTGTTATAGCAGGCTAAGATGCAATTATGTTTCTTTGTTATGGTATTAATTCTTTCCGTGAGACCTCTTAAGTATGGAAAACTGCAATAAACTTTACTAGATTCTTCATTATCATTCGTACTATTCGTGGGGGTCATTAATTACCATTCTCAACATTCTCTCAACCAAAGGATAGGAACAGctaaaaatttaatatatagGGCTTTCACACTAAGTGACCCTATATTCCACCAAGAAATTCACAACAAGATCACTTCTATATTGAGGCTTAATAACTATCCTGCTAGTTTAATTAGAAGGTTGATCAACCAACACCTGCAATCTCGCCCCAAGTCCACGATTAGTACGAATGATAATGAAGAATCTAGTAAAATTTATTGCAGTTTTCCATACTTAAGAGGTCTCACGGAAAGAATTAATACCATAACAAAGAAACATAACTATCGGAAAACGTTTGACTATAGCGTCGTTCACCATAAAACTTGAAGTAACACTAGCTACTGTATTATTTATGAGGCCGCGACTTTCTAACTGCCTCAGTCTTCCTTCTAGTCTGTCCTGCTTCATGCTCAATGCATGAATACTggtcattatttttttcaacataccTACAAAGAATACTATGCTCACTATCTCACTAAGAAAAGCTAATTTATAAATTCACTATTCAAGGGATAGTCAAGGCGATAAAGAGAGAGATTCTACCTAGAGACCTGCACTTGAATGCCTCATGTATTTTAGTATACCATAGGTATACTATACCATACTACTATACtacacatgtgtagtgttcaTGCACATGTAAGTCTTATATTAGCTACTTATATTTACCATGCATGGAGAAGAGTATATCCCTTTCTGAATTTAGTTGCTCATCTATCTGAGTATCTGCAACTGTGGGCCCATTTTGAACTTGAGGTGACATACACAATGAAAGAGATGAAGGCAATGATTTAGAGGTGTTTTCATCTGTATTTTTTAATGTTTCATCGTATTCATCAGTTTCACTGTCTCTTGAATCTAtcgaaatacttttatttctgtTCTCGAAAAAACTTGTTTTTCCCCTTGACTTGGGAATTTTGATTCTCTCAACATCACTCTCACTACTTGGTACATCTGAATCAGCCTTCATTTCAGCGTCTGCAACAGCTCCACTGTAATCTCCTACAAGAATACACATTGCATACGAATAAAAACGACAAAAAAGTGGCAGAAAATAGGACCAAGAAATAGATGGTAACGTTTATTCACATTCGTGGCGACGTTTCGCAAAGGTGTCCCTCCGCTTCTTCAGGCCTACAATTTATTAAGAGGAATATTTACATGGTATACATCAATCTGGATTGATGAGTAGATATTGTACATGGTAGTTTGAGTTATACTATTGTAGAGTTCTTTTAAGAAAGCTGGCCTGCCGTTTTTCTGTTTCCGAGTTATATTAATGGTTTTCTTGATCCTCTTCATCCTGACGTAATGTTTAACTTTTGCTTAAGTTGATACATGTTTTTGGTGAGTTAGTTGATGATTTTTGGTGAACTGTATACCATGTTAATACTACTTTTAATAAATTGCAGGCCTGAAGAAGCGGAGGGACACCTTTGCAAAACGTCGCCACGAATGTAAATAAACGTTACCATCTATTTCTTTGTCCTATTTCCtgccacattttgaattgaattttgaatgaTTAGTGGTTGATTCAATTAtctgataatttttttactGAAATCTTACCAAGACCTTGATAAgaaattttctttcttcttgccctggattttttcattttttcagcaTCGCTACCTCCACTTAGTTCATCTAAATTAGCTTTGATTTCAGCCACAGCTTCAACATAATCATCTACAACAAATTTaacatatgaaatttcaataagAATCGAGATTGAAATAACTTCCGGAATTCCATTTAATTTGTTCGtagggaaagaaaaaaaataattcaaacccCATTGCGATGTTCAAATTAAGGAACATGTATTAGTTAGTTTAGAAATATCAACCTTTGCTTTTTATAAAATCAACTTGATAGTCTTCCCAATCCTCTGAGGGATCTTCCAGTTGTAAAATAGCTCTTCGAATTTTCTCCGTATTTTTGTAAGGTGGCCACAATAGAGTTGAATTATTATTCATCATCCATTTACTTGGAACCActcttttttcattattctcgtCTACAATGATTGCGTATTTCTTCATTGTTATCAGTAactataaaaaaacataatcattattaaaaaaattacatgaagatagattccacctcaaatatttcacaaTACTATGTTAAGtttattttaagaaaaaaattaccatCAAGCTAAAAATTTTCACTTTACATATATCCGATACTTACGGAGTGTGTCATGGATAAGTTTGATAAATAAAActaaagaaactgaacatcaAACTACCACAAAAGTAGTTTTTGTAATAGCGAAACACCTTTAAAGGTACCTCCACACCACTATAGTGGTGTGGAGGGTATTCCTTTCATAAGTAGTGGCAACAAAACTTATCGGTAGTAAAAATGATGTAGTTCAGTTTCTTTtgtttaattatggattttcaccaagggcaattcaatattgaataaatttagtAAAGTTTGCATTGAACTTGAGTTCATCAAAGACCGCGACTATATACAAACAATTGGAAAATGTTTTCAGAGCAGCTATAATACTTTGTTACATCACAAATATAGGTACAGCAGCCTTAAATCCTAAGcgataaaaattttaaaatacaaaaaaaaagcaGTAGCATTATTCAAATATCAGAAGGTAACCAAGCCAAAATACAGCCACTTTTTAATGTTACATTTGTGGTGTAGGAGAATAGAAGAGTCACCCCTAGGAAATATAAGCCAAATTCGTTAGCTTTAGCTCAGAGGGAGAGGACTTactttgtaaaaaaaattgatgtacaGCAACTAATTTCTGAAtactaaaaatttaattatttttctacACCAAAAATGTGATGAAAGAAAAAACTTAGGCCTTACGcatatgattgattttttttcacttctagAGCTACAAGctaaaaaatttgattgatgTCACCACGCATCTACCAATGGAGATAACATTGAAATTACAACAAGAATTTGACATTTTTCTCATTTATTATGGATTGTGGTATGTATAATAGGAAATGTTATGAATTCTGTAACACcaggaattttgaaaatttttgcataAATCATTTCACAAGGCCAATCCTCAATAATATCACTTTCCTTAACCCTATTAATGCATAATACACCACTAGAAAAATTTCCGACAGTATAGAGATCGTTTACTTTGCAATACTTTTGGCCGATCAAATATAATATTCCATCACTTTTACCTATGTTTAATACATTGACAACAGTACCATCAACGAGCAGAACAAAATTATTTCTATCGTCTTTGATATTTATATTCCACGAATTCATTTTCAACTGTTTGAATTGTTCATCAAACCTACGGTGATCCGTAACAATTCCGTTGAAGTGCACTTTATAGGCTTCAACTGTATTATTGTTCAAGATTGGGAGACTCCTTATTactaatatattttcatattccACAAGTCTTCTTGATATTTGTTGCAATGGCTTATGGCCTTTCCTAACTAATTTTTTTAAcgaacaaataaaattttcgaaTGGAAATGAGCTGAAAGAATCTAAAGGTCCATATTTACGAACATCTTTAGATAAGTGTAtcaaattatgaatattgaATGATACATTTTCGGCACCGTATATTCTTTGAAAACCGATTACATATTCCAGTAATAGAGATTCAGCGTAAGctatattatcattatttttcactaacttTGGATTAGATAATATAGTAATGGCCACGTGGAGCATTAGGAAATTAAAATAAACGTTTGACGGTAGAACGTCCTGCAAAATAACTGGtccaaaatataataaaaaatgccTGAATTCCGCAGCCTTCCAAAGCTTCCAAAACTTCAAAGATCTGGACCGTCTGTTAAATTCAAATGGTAAGTggtgtttcaaattttccaaCCTTTCCGAAATTATGTTGATCTGTGAAGCGGATaacttataatttttatttcccctTCCCTTTTCTCCTAACCAAAGTCTGATTTTCTGTTTCATTATACCCAAATATACTAAATGCATACTATCGAGAGGTACATTTGTTATCAATCCTACGTCTGGTAGAGTATTCAGTATACTTGACCCTTTTTGATAATCGCCCAAATACTCGCAGTTTTCGAATGCCTCGTCAGTTCTTAGATTAAcagtgcaatattttttttaaatattaataTCTGCTACGGGAAAGC
Above is a window of Coccinella septempunctata chromosome 5, icCocSept1.1, whole genome shotgun sequence DNA encoding:
- the LOC123313202 gene encoding uncharacterized protein LOC123313202: MKKYAIIVDENNEKRVVPSKWMMNNNSTLLWPPYKNTEKIRRAILQLEDPSEDWEDYQVDFIKSKDDYVEAVAEIKANLDELSGGSDAEKMKKSRARRKKISYQGLGDYSGAVADAEMKADSDVPSSESDVERIKIPKSRGKTSFFENRNKSISIDSRDSETDEYDETLKNTDENTSKSLPSSLSLCMSPQVQNGPTVADTQIDEQLNSERDILFSMHGMLKKIMTSIHALSMKQDRLEGRLRQLESRGLINNTVASVTSSFMVNDAIVKRFPIVMFLCYGINSFRCNSSYIGQTKQLLSNRIKQHIYSCNTHSSKDDDNKTALVEHHINTGHIFNFKDVTIEDSETNYRKRTISEMIHIKANDTTNKRTDTQNLSRIYNILINKYKNKR